A part of Winslowiella toletana genomic DNA contains:
- a CDS encoding lysis protein: MDAKYTRGQADAKAKLDALQLCVSSGKCGLRINATSSKNGPVSASPRLNDAAEWDYFILRKRIEIAGKQIAGLQQYIREQCVKSLLQKPLTEQLLIIVTSFYRFCARLRHTCAF, translated from the coding sequence CTGGATGCTAAATACACCAGAGGACAGGCAGATGCCAAAGCTAAGCTTGATGCTCTTCAATTGTGCGTTAGTTCTGGTAAATGTGGGCTGCGCATCAACGCCACCAGTTCAAAGAATGGCCCCGTCAGTGCCAGCCCCCGACTTAATGACGCCGCTGAATGGGATTATTTCATCCTCAGAAAGCGAATTGAAATTGCAGGCAAGCAAATAGCTGGCCTTCAGCAGTACATACGGGAACAATGTGTGAAGTCATTATTACAAAAGCCGCTCACTGAGCAGCTATTAATAATAGTTACATCCTTCTACCGATTTTGCGCAAGGCTTCGTCACACATGCGCATTTTGA
- a CDS encoding phage tail protein, with product MTGKKFSAVLTAAGAARLTAAALSGVPVGFSQMAVGDANGVLPVPDPQQTGLINERYRAPLNRLSVADQGASIIEAELIMPPQVGGFWLREVALFSEDDVCLAVANMPESYKPQLAQGAGRHQAIRIWLAVSSTADVQFIDNPAVVLATIDEVNRIKSEAQDYTDEIAGNLDDAMKSAIADAVKGALRDAWEDDNPVGEVRLFKDNVDPNARWPWSEWKYLGEDKTIRLGKQDGSDVMATGGSDSIRLARNNLPAEQINVTGDTSSHDFGTLNTEDGGAHDHEYDQWGTGGTASRFSLDDVWFGNKKARTAAAAAHKHAMKIPAHKHTVTAKTEQLGEGKEISVVNSYIRLMAWYRAA from the coding sequence GTGACAGGTAAAAAATTCAGCGCGGTGCTGACCGCCGCAGGAGCCGCCCGGCTGACGGCGGCGGCCCTGTCCGGCGTGCCGGTAGGGTTTTCACAGATGGCGGTTGGCGATGCGAACGGCGTGCTGCCGGTGCCCGACCCGCAGCAGACCGGGCTGATTAACGAGCGTTACCGCGCGCCGCTGAATCGTCTGTCGGTGGCAGACCAGGGTGCCAGCATTATCGAGGCGGAGCTGATTATGCCGCCACAGGTCGGCGGCTTCTGGCTGCGCGAGGTGGCGCTGTTCAGTGAGGATGACGTCTGTCTGGCCGTCGCCAATATGCCGGAGTCCTACAAGCCGCAGCTGGCGCAGGGAGCCGGACGCCATCAGGCGATCCGCATCTGGCTGGCGGTCAGCAGCACGGCAGACGTGCAGTTTATTGATAATCCGGCGGTGGTGCTGGCGACCATTGATGAAGTAAACCGGATTAAGAGCGAGGCGCAGGACTACACCGACGAGATTGCCGGTAACCTTGATGACGCGATGAAAAGCGCCATTGCCGACGCGGTTAAGGGTGCGCTGCGCGACGCCTGGGAAGATGATAACCCGGTCGGCGAGGTGCGGCTGTTTAAGGATAATGTCGACCCTAACGCGCGCTGGCCGTGGTCGGAATGGAAGTATCTCGGCGAAGATAAAACCATCCGGCTCGGCAAACAGGACGGCTCTGATGTGATGGCAACTGGCGGCAGCGACAGCATCCGGCTTGCCAGAAACAACCTGCCTGCCGAACAGATTAACGTGACGGGTGACACGTCCAGCCATGATTTCGGCACCCTCAATACTGAGGATGGCGGCGCGCACGATCACGAGTATGACCAGTGGGGTACAGGCGGCACGGCGTCCAGGTTCTCACTTGATGACGTCTGGTTCGGAAATAAGAAAGCCAGAACAGCGGCGGCAGCGGCCCATAAGCACGCGATGAAAATCCCGGCGCATAAACATACCGTGACGGCAAAGACTGAACAGCTTGGCGAAGGGAAAGAAATCAGCGTGGTAAACAGCTATATCAGACTGATGGCGTGGTATCGGGCGGCGTAA
- the purT gene encoding formate-dependent phosphoribosylglycinamide formyltransferase — MSTLGTALRPAATRVMLLGSGELGKEVAIECQRLGVEVIAVDRYADAPAMHVAHRSHVINMLDGEALKALVAQERPDYIVPEIEAIATDMLIELEKQGQRVVPTARAARLTMNREGIRRLAAEELALPTSSYRFADSKEAFLQAAGEIGFPCIVKPVMSSSGKGQSFIRTASQLDHAWDYAQQGGRAGAGRVIVEGVVNFDFEITLLTISAADGIHFCAPIGHRQEDGDYRESWQPQQMSDLALQRAEEIARKVVSALGGHGLFGVELFVCGDEVVFSEVSPRPHDTGMVTLISQDLSEFALHVRAFLGLPVGGIRQYGPAASAVILPELDSDNVQFSGVPAALGAGLQLRLFGKPEIRGQRRLGVALATGDSIDDAVARAVACAASVKVSG, encoded by the coding sequence ATGTCGACTCTTGGAACCGCGCTGCGCCCTGCGGCAACTCGCGTGATGCTTTTAGGTTCAGGTGAACTGGGTAAAGAAGTGGCGATTGAGTGTCAGCGCTTAGGCGTTGAAGTGATTGCCGTCGATCGCTATGCCGATGCACCGGCTATGCACGTCGCTCATCGCAGCCATGTGATTAACATGCTGGATGGCGAAGCGCTGAAGGCGCTGGTTGCGCAAGAGCGTCCTGACTATATCGTGCCGGAAATCGAAGCGATTGCCACTGATATGCTGATCGAGCTGGAAAAACAGGGCCAGCGCGTGGTGCCGACCGCCCGTGCTGCGCGTCTGACCATGAACCGCGAAGGCATCCGTCGTCTGGCGGCGGAAGAGCTGGCGCTGCCAACCTCCAGCTACCGTTTTGCCGACAGTAAAGAGGCTTTTCTGCAAGCCGCCGGGGAGATTGGTTTCCCGTGCATCGTGAAACCGGTGATGAGTTCATCCGGTAAAGGTCAGAGCTTTATTCGCACAGCCTCACAGCTGGATCACGCCTGGGATTACGCGCAACAAGGCGGACGAGCCGGTGCGGGTCGGGTGATTGTTGAAGGCGTGGTTAACTTTGATTTCGAAATTACCCTGCTGACCATCAGCGCCGCAGATGGCATTCACTTCTGCGCGCCAATTGGCCATCGTCAGGAAGATGGCGACTATCGCGAATCCTGGCAGCCACAGCAGATGAGCGATCTGGCGCTGCAACGTGCCGAAGAGATCGCGCGTAAAGTGGTGAGTGCGCTCGGCGGTCACGGCCTGTTCGGCGTTGAGCTGTTTGTCTGTGGTGATGAGGTGGTGTTCAGTGAAGTGTCACCTCGTCCGCACGATACCGGCATGGTGACACTGATCTCACAGGACCTGTCTGAGTTTGCCCTGCATGTGCGCGCCTTCCTCGGTCTGCCAGTGGGTGGCATCCGCCAGTACGGTCCGGCGGCTTCGGCGGTGATCCTGCCTGAGCTGGACAGCGATAACGTGCAGTTTAGCGGTGTGCCTGCGGCACTGGGCGCGGGTCTGCAACTGCGCCTGTTCGGTAAGCCGGAGATCCGTGGTCAGCGCCGTTTAGGTGTGGCGCTGGCGACCGGCGACAGCATTGATGACGCCGTAGCACGCGCTGTCGCCTGTGCTGCCAGCGTGAAAGTTAGCGGCTAA
- a CDS encoding DNA polymerase III subunit theta → MSHNLAILSKEEKDKINVDLAAAGVAFKERYNMPVIAEVMEREQPEALREWFRQRLTHYRQASLSLSRLPYEPKQK, encoded by the coding sequence ATGAGTCACAACCTGGCAATACTGTCGAAAGAAGAAAAAGATAAGATCAATGTCGATTTGGCTGCCGCAGGCGTAGCGTTTAAAGAACGTTACAATATGCCGGTGATCGCCGAAGTGATGGAGCGTGAACAGCCAGAAGCCCTGCGCGAGTGGTTTCGTCAGCGTCTGACGCATTATCGTCAGGCTTCACTCAGTCTGTCGCGCTTGCCTTATGAACCGAAACAAAAATAA
- a CDS encoding tellurite resistance TerB family protein has protein sequence MSNWLQQIQSVLGNSKSSAGKGGSEGLSKMLAPGALGGLAGLLIANKSSRSLLTKFGKNALIIGGGAVAGTVLWNKYKQRVSETHSNEPQFGQSESPVDARAARLLTALVFAAKSDGHIDGEERKSIEQNVHQLGLGAQGEKLIQQAIDQPLDPQLLARDIKNEEEALELYFLSNAVIDVDHFMERSYLQALGDALKIPQDVRDGIENDIREEKKKLTA, from the coding sequence ATGAGCAACTGGCTACAGCAAATTCAATCCGTTTTAGGCAATAGTAAAAGCAGCGCAGGCAAGGGAGGGAGCGAAGGCCTGAGCAAGATGCTGGCGCCAGGTGCGCTCGGCGGTCTGGCGGGATTACTGATTGCCAATAAGTCATCGCGCAGTCTGCTGACCAAATTCGGTAAAAATGCCCTGATTATCGGTGGTGGGGCGGTAGCAGGCACCGTGCTGTGGAATAAGTACAAGCAGCGCGTCAGCGAAACACACAGCAATGAGCCGCAGTTCGGCCAGAGTGAAAGCCCGGTGGATGCCCGTGCCGCACGCTTACTGACTGCGCTGGTGTTTGCCGCTAAAAGCGACGGCCATATTGACGGTGAAGAGCGTAAGTCGATTGAACAGAATGTCCACCAGCTCGGTCTTGGCGCGCAGGGTGAAAAGCTGATTCAGCAGGCGATCGATCAGCCGCTGGATCCCCAGCTGCTGGCCCGTGATATTAAAAATGAAGAAGAAGCGCTGGAACTCTACTTCCTGAGCAATGCGGTAATTGATGTCGACCACTTTATGGAGCGCAGCTACTTGCAGGCGCTGGGCGACGCGCTGAAAATCCCCCAGGATGTGCGTGACGGTATTGAAAATGATATTCGTGAAGAGAAAAAAAAGCTCACCGCATAA
- the yobA gene encoding CopC domain-containing protein YobA → MFNSEFSPVYSAAALLLTLAFSPSALAHAHLKNQYPAANAHVDASPQALTLTFSEDIEPAFSGLEIAGADNQAMPVAKAQRNGAQKNQLIVPLEKPLPGGKYEVKWHVLSVDGHKTTGNYRFSVK, encoded by the coding sequence ATGTTTAACTCTGAATTTTCCCCTGTTTATAGCGCGGCTGCGCTGCTGCTGACACTGGCGTTTTCGCCGTCGGCACTGGCGCATGCGCATCTGAAAAATCAGTATCCGGCAGCGAATGCCCATGTTGATGCTTCTCCGCAAGCACTGACGCTCACTTTTTCGGAAGATATTGAACCCGCATTTAGTGGCCTCGAGATTGCCGGTGCTGATAATCAGGCAATGCCGGTAGCGAAAGCACAGCGTAATGGCGCGCAGAAAAACCAGCTGATTGTGCCGCTGGAAAAGCCGCTGCCGGGTGGAAAGTATGAGGTTAAATGGCATGTTCTGTCAGTTGATGGTCATAAAACCACAGGGAACTACCGCTTTAGCGTGAAGTAA
- a CDS encoding prolyl oligopeptidase family serine peptidase, with protein MIPPKAKKIPHIMTLHGESRQDDYYWLRDDEREDPAVLDYLHAENDYGKQVMASQQALQERLLQEMVGRIPQQDHSVPYVKHGFRYQRRYETGNEYPIYTRQPADSDTPEVWETLLDANQRASHSEFYTMGALDISPDNQIMALAEDFLSRRIYGIRFRNLSSGSWYPEVLEDVSSSFVWANDSRTLYYVLKHKKTLLPYQVWRHTIGEPQSADQLVYEELDDTFYVSVHKTTSEHFILIALNSSTTSEILLLDGEYAEAEPQVFCPRRKDHEYTLDHYNHHFYVRSNREGKNFGLYRTDYKDVSRWETLVEPRDHIVLEDFQLFRDWLVLEERQRGLTSLRQINWQSGETFGIAFDDPAYVTWLAYNPTPETGKLRYGYSSMTTPATLFELDMDSGERLVLKQSEVKGFDASKYRSEHMWVKARDGVEVPVSLVYHREHYQPGKNPLLVYGYGSYGSSMDADFSGSRLSLLDRGFVFALAHIRGGGELGQQWYDDGRLLNKLNTFNDFIDVTHALLAQGHGDPQRLYAMGGSAGGLLMGAVLNREPQLWHGVVAQVPFVDVVTTMLDESIPLTTGEYDEWGNPNDEAYYHYISQYSPYDNVRAQDYPHLLVTTGLHDSQVQYWEPAKWVAKLRELKTDDNLLLLCTDMDAGHGGKSGRFKAYEGVALEYAFLIGLAQETLTSGSAS; from the coding sequence ATGATTCCGCCAAAAGCTAAAAAAATTCCCCATATCATGACCCTCCACGGTGAAAGCCGTCAGGATGACTACTACTGGTTGCGCGACGATGAGCGCGAAGATCCGGCGGTGCTGGATTATCTGCATGCTGAAAACGACTACGGCAAGCAGGTGATGGCATCACAACAGGCGCTGCAGGAGCGGTTGTTGCAGGAGATGGTGGGACGTATCCCGCAACAGGACCACTCTGTTCCCTATGTGAAGCATGGTTTTCGCTACCAGCGGCGTTATGAAACCGGCAATGAATATCCGATCTACACCCGCCAGCCTGCCGACAGCGACACGCCGGAAGTGTGGGAAACGCTGCTCGATGCCAATCAGCGCGCTTCACACAGTGAGTTCTATACCATGGGGGCACTGGATATCAGTCCGGATAACCAGATTATGGCGCTGGCGGAAGATTTCCTTTCACGTCGGATCTACGGTATTCGTTTTCGCAATCTCAGCAGCGGCAGCTGGTATCCGGAAGTGCTGGAGGATGTCTCATCCAGCTTTGTCTGGGCCAATGATTCACGCACGCTCTACTATGTGCTGAAACATAAAAAGACGCTGCTGCCGTATCAGGTCTGGCGTCACACCATCGGCGAACCGCAGAGCGCCGACCAGCTGGTGTATGAAGAGCTGGACGATACCTTCTATGTCAGTGTGCATAAAACCACCTCTGAGCACTTTATTCTGATTGCGCTCAACAGCAGCACCACCAGTGAAATCCTGCTGCTGGATGGTGAATATGCCGAGGCGGAACCGCAGGTGTTCTGTCCGCGCCGCAAAGACCACGAGTACACCCTCGATCACTACAATCACCACTTTTATGTGCGATCCAATCGTGAAGGCAAAAATTTTGGCCTGTATCGTACCGACTATAAAGATGTCTCGCGCTGGGAGACACTAGTCGAGCCGCGCGATCATATTGTGCTGGAGGACTTCCAGCTGTTTCGTGACTGGCTGGTGCTGGAAGAGCGTCAGCGCGGGCTGACCAGTCTGCGCCAGATCAACTGGCAAAGCGGCGAAACCTTCGGCATCGCGTTTGACGATCCGGCGTATGTCACCTGGCTGGCGTACAATCCGACCCCGGAAACTGGCAAGCTGCGCTATGGTTACTCTTCGATGACCACGCCTGCCACGCTGTTTGAGCTGGATATGGACAGCGGTGAACGGCTGGTGCTGAAGCAGTCGGAAGTGAAGGGCTTCGATGCCAGCAAATATCGCAGCGAACATATGTGGGTGAAAGCGCGCGATGGCGTTGAGGTGCCGGTGTCGCTGGTCTATCACCGCGAACACTATCAGCCGGGGAAAAACCCGCTGCTGGTTTATGGATACGGCTCTTATGGCAGCAGTATGGATGCCGACTTTAGCGGCAGCCGTCTCAGCCTGCTTGACCGCGGCTTTGTCTTTGCCCTCGCGCATATTCGTGGTGGTGGCGAACTGGGTCAGCAGTGGTACGACGATGGCCGCCTGCTAAATAAACTGAACACCTTTAATGACTTCATCGACGTCACCCACGCACTGCTGGCACAAGGGCATGGCGATCCGCAGCGATTATATGCCATGGGCGGCAGTGCGGGCGGACTGTTAATGGGTGCGGTGCTTAACCGGGAGCCACAGCTGTGGCATGGCGTGGTGGCGCAGGTGCCATTTGTCGATGTGGTGACCACCATGCTGGATGAGTCGATCCCGCTGACTACCGGTGAATATGACGAGTGGGGCAATCCAAATGATGAGGCTTATTACCACTATATCAGCCAGTACAGCCCATACGATAATGTGCGCGCGCAGGATTATCCGCATCTGCTGGTGACCACCGGCCTGCATGATTCCCAGGTGCAATACTGGGAACCGGCTAAGTGGGTGGCAAAACTGCGTGAGCTGAAAACTGACGACAACCTGTTACTGTTGTGTACCGATATGGATGCTGGCCACGGTGGTAAATCCGGTCGCTTTAAAGCCTATGAAGGGGTGGCGCTGGAATATGCGTTTCTGATCGGGCTGGCACAGGAGACCTTAACTTCTGGTAGCGCCAGCTAA
- a CDS encoding carbon-nitrogen hydrolase family protein: protein MPLWSVAAAQYASRARDIDANISHHLRWIEHAAAQGVDLLLFPELSLTGYELEAAPELAMSPNDPRLELLASAARNHHMTVIVGLPLRMDHAQHIAAMSFLPDGTRLSYAKRQLHGSEQAFFAPGHGGPLFGVPTRNVALAVCADIAVEQFAREAAEGGADLYAAGALLSEQSYDNDCQLLARWATAYNMSVLLANHATPGGGYQCNGGSAFWDANGKQVIRAGDGELLMIARRNAGGWQAEVHPLG from the coding sequence ATGCCACTCTGGAGTGTTGCCGCTGCGCAGTATGCTTCCCGCGCCCGCGATATTGACGCCAATATTTCCCACCACCTTCGCTGGATCGAGCACGCTGCCGCACAAGGTGTCGATCTGCTGCTGTTTCCCGAGCTGTCGCTGACCGGCTACGAGCTGGAAGCCGCGCCTGAACTCGCCATGTCTCCCAATGATCCGCGGCTGGAATTGCTGGCCAGCGCGGCACGTAATCATCATATGACAGTGATCGTTGGCCTGCCGCTGCGCATGGATCATGCTCAACATATTGCGGCCATGAGTTTTTTGCCGGATGGCACCCGCCTCAGCTATGCCAAGCGTCAGCTACATGGTAGTGAACAGGCCTTTTTTGCGCCGGGCCACGGCGGCCCGTTATTTGGCGTGCCGACGCGTAATGTGGCGCTGGCGGTCTGTGCTGATATCGCCGTTGAACAGTTCGCCCGCGAAGCTGCCGAGGGCGGCGCTGACCTCTATGCTGCCGGCGCGCTGCTTTCGGAACAGAGTTATGACAACGACTGCCAGCTTCTTGCCCGCTGGGCCACGGCTTACAACATGTCGGTGTTACTGGCCAACCATGCGACGCCAGGCGGTGGCTACCAGTGTAATGGCGGCAGCGCATTCTGGGATGCCAACGGCAAGCAGGTGATACGCGCTGGCGACGGTGAGTTGTTAATGATAGCCAGGCGCAATGCCGGGGGTTGGCAAGCCGAAGTCCATCCGTTAGGCTAG
- the copD gene encoding copper homeostasis membrane protein CopD: protein MSLSTLFIICRWLHFAAVMLLAGSAFYSAVLAPKRYKAQLARRLQPLLVTSSVVALASAVALLAAQTGLMSGDWRNIADAETWQAVLDTGFGRAWRWQLVLPLLACLAFTLRGQLCQRLLLLAGVAQLCGLAFVGHAAMLDGWPGAVQRTNHALHLIASAFWVGGLLPLLVLMADARHIALRSDAIRAMMRFSRYGHLAVALVIITGMINSLMILGWPLSSFALYSQLLLAKILLVGLMVLVALINRYWLVPRFRRAGEQAQQIFIRMTQLELFVGCVVLLLVSIFATLAPA from the coding sequence ATGTCTCTCAGCACACTGTTTATTATTTGCCGCTGGCTGCATTTCGCCGCCGTGATGTTGCTGGCGGGCAGCGCCTTTTACAGCGCCGTACTGGCCCCCAAACGCTATAAAGCGCAGCTGGCGCGACGGCTACAGCCGTTATTAGTCACCAGCAGTGTGGTTGCGCTGGCCAGTGCGGTGGCGTTACTTGCCGCGCAGACCGGCCTGATGAGTGGCGACTGGCGCAATATCGCAGATGCTGAAACCTGGCAGGCGGTGCTGGATACCGGATTTGGCCGCGCCTGGCGCTGGCAGCTGGTATTGCCGCTGCTGGCCTGTCTGGCATTTACGCTGCGAGGGCAGCTTTGTCAGCGGCTGTTACTGCTGGCAGGCGTGGCGCAGCTTTGTGGCCTGGCATTTGTCGGCCATGCGGCGATGCTGGATGGCTGGCCCGGCGCTGTGCAGCGCACTAATCACGCTTTGCATCTGATTGCTTCGGCATTCTGGGTAGGGGGTCTGCTGCCATTATTGGTACTGATGGCCGATGCGCGCCATATTGCGTTACGCAGCGACGCCATCCGCGCGATGATGCGTTTTTCACGTTACGGTCATCTGGCGGTTGCACTGGTGATTATCACCGGTATGATCAACTCCCTGATGATACTTGGCTGGCCGCTTTCCAGTTTTGCGTTATACAGCCAGCTGTTGCTGGCAAAAATATTGCTGGTGGGATTGATGGTGCTGGTGGCGCTGATTAATCGTTACTGGCTGGTACCGCGTTTTCGTCGGGCAGGAGAGCAGGCACAGCAGATCTTTATCCGCATGACCCAGCTGGAGTTATTTGTTGGCTGCGTAGTGCTGTTGCTGGTCAGTATTTTCGCTACCCTGGCCCCGGCATAA
- a CDS encoding YebG family protein — translation MAVEVKYVVVRKGEEKMTFASKKEADAYDKMLDMAEVFSDWLVTSNTGLEEHQLEALGMYLAENKDAVQHILRTSKMPEVTADNATVGDDSAVADESVADSEQGKSKPMRAVKAA, via the coding sequence ATGGCTGTTGAAGTAAAATATGTCGTTGTCAGAAAAGGTGAGGAAAAGATGACGTTTGCCAGCAAAAAAGAAGCGGATGCATATGACAAGATGCTTGATATGGCGGAAGTCTTCTCCGACTGGCTGGTAACCAGTAATACCGGGCTGGAAGAGCATCAGCTCGAAGCGCTGGGCATGTATCTTGCTGAAAACAAGGATGCGGTGCAGCATATCCTGCGCACCAGCAAAATGCCGGAAGTGACTGCTGATAATGCCACGGTTGGCGATGACAGCGCAGTCGCAGATGAAAGCGTTGCCGACAGCGAGCAGGGTAAAAGCAAACCGATGCGCGCGGTAAAAGCGGCCTGA
- a CDS encoding tyrosine-type recombinase/integrase has product MDIELIAGQRREDITLMKFSDISDERLFITQSKTGHELALPLNLSLMVASLSLSQIIEMCRSGNPSDNLIYSAVRRGGRIAGAVKPDALTSAFAEARDLRGIEFATNLPTFHNNRSLESRLYKMENDAEFAQRLLEHKNITMTKKTWIHTTKNT; this is encoded by the coding sequence ATGGATATAGAACTGATTGCCGGTCAGCGGCGCGAAGATATAACGCTCATGAAATTCAGCGATATTAGTGACGAAAGACTTTTCATAACGCAAAGTAAAACGGGTCACGAGCTGGCGCTGCCATTGAACCTAAGTTTGATGGTGGCATCACTTTCACTTAGTCAAATTATTGAAATGTGCCGGAGTGGTAACCCCTCAGACAATTTAATTTATTCAGCAGTTCGTCGTGGTGGAAGAATAGCCGGTGCGGTGAAACCGGATGCGCTGACGAGCGCATTTGCCGAAGCGAGGGATTTAAGGGGTATTGAATTCGCGACAAACCTTCCAACTTTCCATAATAACAGAAGCCTTGAAAGCAGGCTATATAAAATGGAAAATGATGCAGAATTCGCGCAAAGATTACTCGAACATAAAAACATAACTATGACTAAAAAAACCTGGATTCACACCACCAAGAATACGTAA
- a CDS encoding YebY family protein — protein MKKLVCILLAMGISSSAFAASQIITVSRFEIGKEKWAFDREEVMLTCGKDHALFAINPSTLVQYPLNDKASELVKAGEAKGQPISVIQIDDPKNPGQKMSLAPYIERADKLCN, from the coding sequence ATGAAAAAACTGGTCTGTATATTGCTCGCTATGGGCATCAGCAGCAGCGCATTCGCTGCATCGCAAATCATTACCGTCAGTCGTTTTGAGATTGGTAAAGAGAAGTGGGCATTTGATCGTGAAGAAGTGATGCTGACATGCGGTAAAGATCATGCGCTGTTCGCCATCAATCCCAGCACGCTGGTGCAGTATCCGCTCAATGATAAAGCCAGTGAACTGGTGAAAGCGGGTGAGGCGAAAGGGCAACCCATCAGTGTGATTCAGATTGATGACCCGAAAAATCCGGGGCAGAAAATGAGTCTGGCGCCCTATATTGAGCGCGCGGATAAACTCTGCAACTGA
- the exoX gene encoding exodeoxyribonuclease X has product MLRVIDTETCGLQGGIVEVASVDVVDGRIVNPMSDLIAPDRPISRQAMAIHRITEAMVSGKPPVEQAIGRYLGSRYYVAHNASFDRRMLPEMQGDWICTMTLARILWPGLKYGNQALRETLQLDVTPPAGLHAHRALYDCYVTAALLIRIMETSGWDAAQMVERMQRKSSGDSFPFGKYRGQKIADVAKRDPGYLQWMLKNIPDLKADLRSAMLRHLAD; this is encoded by the coding sequence ATGTTACGCGTTATTGATACCGAAACCTGTGGTCTGCAGGGCGGCATTGTCGAAGTCGCCTCGGTGGATGTGGTTGATGGCCGGATTGTTAATCCAATGAGCGATCTGATTGCGCCGGACCGCCCTATCAGCCGTCAGGCGATGGCGATTCACCGGATTACTGAAGCGATGGTCAGCGGCAAGCCACCTGTTGAGCAGGCAATCGGTCGCTATCTGGGCAGCCGCTACTATGTGGCGCATAATGCCAGTTTTGACCGACGTATGCTGCCGGAGATGCAGGGCGACTGGATCTGTACCATGACACTCGCGCGTATCCTGTGGCCAGGACTGAAGTATGGCAACCAGGCGCTGCGCGAAACGTTGCAGCTGGATGTTACGCCCCCTGCCGGTCTGCATGCGCACCGTGCATTATATGACTGCTACGTCACTGCCGCGCTGTTAATCCGCATTATGGAGACTTCCGGCTGGGATGCGGCGCAAATGGTCGAACGCATGCAGCGTAAAAGCAGCGGCGACAGCTTTCCGTTTGGCAAATATCGTGGACAGAAAATTGCCGATGTGGCGAAACGCGATCCGGGTTATCTGCAGTGGATGCTGAAAAACATCCCGGATCTGAAAGCCGATCTGCGCAGCGCGATGCTGCGCCATCTGGCGGACTGA
- a CDS encoding bifunctional 4-hydroxy-2-oxoglutarate aldolase/2-dehydro-3-deoxy-phosphogluconate aldolase, with the protein MKNWKTSAEQILTTGPVVPVIVVNKLEHAVPMAKALVAGGVRVLEVTLRTPVAMDALRAIIREVPEAIVGAGTVLNTQQLAEVTEAGAEFVISPGLTESLLKAAVEGQIPLIPGISTVSELMLGMQYGLREFKFFPAEANGGVKALQAIGGPFPQVRFCPTGGISLSNYRDYLALKSVLCIGGSWLVPADALEAGDYARITELAREAVAGAR; encoded by the coding sequence ATGAAGAACTGGAAAACGAGTGCTGAACAGATTTTGACAACCGGGCCTGTGGTGCCGGTGATTGTGGTCAATAAACTGGAGCATGCGGTTCCGATGGCAAAGGCGCTGGTTGCTGGCGGTGTGCGTGTGCTGGAAGTGACCCTGCGTACACCCGTGGCGATGGATGCACTGCGCGCGATTATCAGGGAAGTGCCGGAAGCAATTGTTGGCGCCGGTACGGTGCTGAATACCCAGCAGCTGGCGGAAGTGACCGAAGCCGGAGCAGAATTTGTCATCAGCCCGGGGCTGACCGAATCGCTGCTGAAGGCGGCGGTTGAAGGGCAGATTCCATTGATTCCGGGGATCAGTACGGTGTCCGAACTGATGCTCGGCATGCAGTACGGTCTGCGTGAATTTAAATTCTTCCCGGCGGAAGCCAACGGCGGCGTAAAAGCCCTGCAGGCGATTGGCGGACCTTTCCCGCAGGTGCGTTTCTGCCCAACCGGCGGCATTTCACTGAGCAATTATCGTGATTATCTGGCGCTGAAAAGCGTGCTGTGCATTGGCGGTTCGTGGCTGGTGCCAGCAGATGCGCTGGAAGCGGGCGATTATGCGCGGATTACCGAACTGGCGCGTGAAGCGGTGGCTGGCGCGCGTTAA